One genomic region from Peptostreptococcaceae bacterium encodes:
- a CDS encoding transposase produces MYLDYLVKLPENTGKITTNKKKDTTYIEYAYERKYDPTKKYTVSKRTTIGKLSKDDLTLMIPNENFLKYFPEIELPETKDRSHRSSCLRIGSHIIIKKIMNDYKIPEMLSDYFNDKELGLLLDMISYSIIAESNANQYYPDYAYNHPLFTNDMRIYSDSKISDFLNSITEDQSLGFLNSWNERRNHREKLYFSYDSTNKNCQAGDIEIVEYGKAKIDAGTPIFNYAIAYDNKNSEPLFYEKYPGSITDVAQLKHMVDKAKGYGYKNIGFILDRGYFSKSNFEYLDSCGYSFIVMMKGMKSLVKELIIEHKGTFENKRVNNIFDYGVYGKSVKRTLYASDEKERYFHVYHSIFKESYERRYIELKIHELNEYLNKYKNTEKEFNSTVDHYFELFYDDKKFMFAREKASVIEEEISLCGYFVIITSQKMTATAAIDFYKGRDASEKLFRGDKAYLGNKSLRVHSDVRAASKIFIEFVALIVRNKIYTCLREEKKKLSKKPNFMTVPAALKELEKIEMIRQLDQVYRLDHAVTSNQKKILNAFEMTENYIKHKSIEISNQLKGCE; encoded by the coding sequence ATGTATTTAGATTATCTTGTAAAATTACCAGAGAACACAGGTAAAATAACAACAAATAAGAAGAAAGATACCACATATATTGAGTATGCATATGAGCGAAAGTATGATCCAACAAAAAAATATACTGTCTCAAAACGTACTACTATCGGTAAGTTATCTAAAGATGATTTAACACTGATGATACCGAACGAGAATTTTTTAAAGTACTTTCCAGAGATAGAACTTCCAGAAACAAAAGATCGATCACACAGGAGTTCTTGTCTTAGAATTGGGTCTCATATAATCATCAAGAAAATTATGAATGATTATAAAATTCCAGAGATGTTAAGTGACTACTTTAATGATAAAGAGTTAGGACTTCTGTTAGATATGATAAGTTACTCAATAATAGCAGAAAGTAATGCAAATCAGTACTATCCAGATTATGCTTACAACCATCCTTTATTTACAAATGATATGAGAATTTATAGCGATTCAAAAATTTCAGATTTTCTAAATTCAATTACAGAAGATCAAAGCTTAGGCTTTCTAAATAGCTGGAATGAAAGACGAAACCATCGGGAAAAATTGTATTTCTCTTATGATTCCACAAATAAGAATTGTCAGGCTGGAGACATTGAAATTGTTGAGTATGGTAAGGCAAAAATAGATGCAGGAACCCCTATATTTAATTATGCAATTGCCTATGATAATAAAAATAGTGAACCACTTTTTTATGAAAAATATCCAGGTAGTATTACAGATGTAGCCCAATTAAAGCACATGGTTGATAAAGCCAAAGGTTATGGTTATAAAAACATTGGATTTATCTTAGATCGTGGGTATTTTAGTAAGTCAAACTTTGAGTATCTGGACTCATGTGGTTATAGTTTTATCGTTATGATGAAAGGCATGAAATCATTAGTAAAAGAGCTGATTATAGAGCATAAAGGGACATTTGAAAACAAGCGAGTCAATAATATTTTTGATTATGGCGTCTATGGTAAAAGTGTAAAAAGAACATTATATGCATCCGATGAAAAAGAACGTTACTTTCATGTATATCATAGTATTTTTAAGGAGAGCTATGAACGAAGATATATAGAACTAAAAATACATGAGTTAAACGAGTACTTAAACAAGTATAAAAACACAGAGAAAGAGTTTAATTCAACGGTTGACCACTATTTCGAATTGTTTTATGATGATAAAAAATTTATGTTTGCTCGAGAAAAAGCAAGTGTTATAGAAGAAGAAATCTCACTTTGTGGTTATTTTGTAATCATCACTTCACAGAAGATGACGGCAACAGCCGCCATTGACTTTTATAAAGGGCGTGATGCATCCGAAAAGTTGTTTAGAGGTGATAAAGCTTACTTAGGTAATAAGTCGCTAAGAGTACATTCTGATGTAAGGGCAGCGTCAAAGATATTCATAGAATTCGTTGCCTTGATTGTACGAAATAAGATATATACTTGTCTTAGAGAAGAAAAGAAAAAGCTATCAAAAAAGCCGAACTTTATGACAGTGCCAGCAGCATTAAAAGAATTAGAAAAAATTGAAATGATACGACAACTTGATCAAGTTTATCGTTTAGATCATGCAGTCACTTCTAATCAAAAGAAAATATTAAATGCATTTGAGATGACAGAAAACTATATAAAAC